A stretch of the Tannerella serpentiformis genome encodes the following:
- a CDS encoding type I restriction-modification system subunit M: MAKKVNKTLEPKPIEVSLWESANKLRGAVEPSEYKHVVLSLIFLKYANDKFEERRQELIAEGREAFVDNAVFYTAKNVFYIPEVSRWSKLMQEAKQADLALHIDAALAALEQENESLRGALPNNYYASLGLDRTKLATLLDRINEVDTLTAADGDLMGRVYEYFLGKFAIAEGKGKGEFYTPKTIVRLMTELIEPYSGRIYDPCCGSGGMFVQSLKFIEAHQGNKLNISVYGQEYTNTTYKLAKMNLAIRGITCNLGEQAADTFHRDQHPDLKADFILANPPFNQKAWRGVNELVNDPRWMGFPTPPTSNANYGWILNILSKLSHSGTAAFLLANGALSGDGTEQEIRKELIQQGVVEAIILLPRNMFYSTDISVTLWILARDRSAHTAEQNGHMIRYRDRCEETLFIDLRAVGEPFEKKYIQFNAEQIASIASTYHAWQREGYDQPYEDIPEYCYSATRAEIAAKGYSLVPSKYIPFASRDEAVDFASEMQTIQSRLSTLMEQEAKNTTALSALFAELGFPLNTSADA; encoded by the coding sequence TGCTGAGTCTCATCTTCCTCAAATATGCCAACGACAAGTTTGAGGAGCGAAGACAAGAACTGATTGCCGAAGGTCGGGAAGCCTTCGTGGACAATGCCGTCTTCTACACGGCCAAGAATGTTTTCTACATCCCCGAAGTATCCCGCTGGTCGAAGCTCATGCAGGAAGCTAAGCAAGCAGATCTGGCCTTGCACATCGATGCGGCACTGGCTGCCTTGGAGCAGGAGAATGAGTCGCTACGTGGTGCCCTGCCGAATAACTACTATGCTTCGTTGGGATTGGACCGCACGAAGCTCGCCACACTCCTCGACCGCATCAACGAGGTCGATACGCTCACAGCAGCCGATGGCGACCTCATGGGGCGGGTCTATGAATACTTCCTCGGCAAGTTTGCCATCGCTGAGGGCAAGGGTAAGGGTGAGTTCTATACGCCTAAGACCATTGTACGGCTGATGACGGAGCTTATCGAACCGTATAGTGGACGCATCTATGACCCTTGCTGTGGCTCGGGCGGTATGTTTGTGCAGAGCCTCAAGTTCATCGAAGCCCACCAAGGGAATAAGCTCAATATCTCGGTCTATGGGCAGGAATATACTAACACCACCTACAAGCTGGCGAAGATGAACCTCGCCATTCGTGGTATCACCTGTAATCTTGGGGAGCAAGCTGCCGACACCTTCCATCGTGACCAGCATCCCGACCTCAAGGCCGACTTCATCCTCGCTAATCCGCCCTTCAATCAGAAGGCGTGGCGTGGTGTGAATGAGCTGGTGAACGACCCTCGCTGGATGGGTTTCCCCACACCACCCACAAGCAATGCCAACTACGGCTGGATACTCAACATCCTCTCGAAGCTTTCGCACTCTGGGACGGCTGCCTTCCTCTTGGCTAATGGCGCCCTCTCGGGCGATGGTACGGAGCAGGAGATACGCAAGGAGCTGATCCAGCAAGGCGTCGTGGAAGCCATTATTCTCCTCCCAAGAAATATGTTCTACTCCACCGACATCAGTGTGACGCTGTGGATACTCGCTCGTGACCGGTCAGCACATACTGCCGAGCAGAACGGACATATGATCCGCTATCGTGACCGCTGTGAGGAGACGCTATTCATTGACCTTCGGGCGGTGGGCGAACCCTTTGAGAAGAAGTATATCCAGTTCAATGCTGAGCAGATCGCCAGCATTGCCTCCACCTATCACGCTTGGCAACGAGAGGGCTACGACCAACCTTACGAGGATATCCCCGAATACTGCTATTCCGCCACACGCGCAGAGATCGCAGCGAAGGGCTATTCGCTTGTACCTAGTAAGTACATCCCTTTTGCTAGCCGTGACGAAGCTGTGGACTTTGCCTCGGAGATGCAGACTATACAGAGCAGACTCTCTACATTGATGGAGCAAGAGGCGAAGAACACTACTGCACTCAGTGCGCTCTTTGCCGAACTGGGCTTCCCCCTCAATACCTCTGCCGATGCATAA
- a CDS encoding restriction endonuclease subunit S — translation MHKHYPHHPLGNFIRAVDERNRSGAVSRLLGVSVNKSFIPSVANTIGTDMTNYKVVRKGQFVYISDTSRRGDKIALAHFQEEECIVSQAYTVFEVIEGAGLLAKYLMLWFLRPEFDRYARFHSHGSAREVFDWETLCATLIPVPPLAEQERIVSQFATIEERMRQCQSHIALLERTATALYRKTFVEGIDRIHLPEGWRMGTLGEVAAFCYGKMPQVDKQGIVPVFSGYGIVGYTHQEMFKYQHIIVIARGDSGSGKVVLSPESFFLTNLSIAVLLGRNAGMRYYLYHHLRELDTLSLRSGSAQAQITISSLEGFGVVIPPLALCLKYEELVKTLNKSMDNNQRQLACLEKLKAVLLTQIK, via the coding sequence ATGCATAAGCACTATCCTCACCATCCCCTCGGTAACTTCATCCGTGCGGTAGATGAGCGCAACCGTTCGGGCGCGGTCTCTCGCCTCCTCGGTGTAAGCGTAAACAAGAGCTTTATCCCCTCCGTAGCCAACACCATCGGCACGGATATGACCAACTATAAGGTTGTACGAAAAGGACAGTTTGTCTATATCTCTGATACTTCTCGTAGAGGAGATAAGATTGCGCTTGCTCACTTCCAAGAAGAAGAGTGCATCGTGTCGCAGGCTTATACGGTCTTTGAGGTCATTGAAGGAGCAGGGCTGTTGGCAAAGTATCTCATGCTATGGTTCTTGCGCCCCGAGTTTGACCGCTATGCACGCTTCCACTCGCACGGCAGTGCCCGAGAGGTTTTTGACTGGGAGACGCTCTGTGCTACGCTTATTCCCGTACCCCCGCTAGCGGAGCAGGAGCGCATCGTCTCGCAATTCGCCACCATCGAGGAGCGTATGCGTCAGTGTCAGTCACACATAGCCCTCTTGGAGCGCACCGCCACCGCGCTCTATCGCAAGACCTTCGTCGAGGGCATCGATAGAATCCACTTACCCGAAGGCTGGCGCATGGGCACGCTGGGAGAGGTGGCAGCTTTCTGCTATGGTAAAATGCCACAGGTAGATAAACAAGGAATAGTTCCTGTATTTAGTGGCTATGGTATTGTTGGCTATACGCATCAAGAAATGTTCAAGTACCAGCATATCATTGTTATTGCTCGAGGAGACTCTGGCTCTGGTAAAGTAGTTCTATCTCCTGAGTCGTTCTTTTTGACAAATCTCTCAATCGCTGTATTATTAGGACGGAATGCAGGGATGCGGTACTACCTCTATCATCATTTGAGAGAGCTTGATACTCTATCTCTTCGCTCAGGCTCTGCACAAGCTCAGATAACGATAAGTAGCTTAGAGGGTTTTGGTGTAGTTATACCTCCTCTTGCTCTTTGTTTGAAGTATGAAGAGCTTGTCAAGACGCTCAATAAATCAATGGATAATAACCAACGTCAGCTCGCCTGCTTAGAAAAACTCAAGGCGGTGCTGCTGACACAAATCAAGTAA
- a CDS encoding DUF3800 domain-containing protein: MERMYAFIDESGAFGFDFDKPGCSQYFIICAVIVKESELPILEARVEEVRAKYFQTGEMKSSKVGKNNQRRKRILDDLKDLPYKFYAFVCDKKKIGENSGLHYKKSFYKFLNNLVYEELSIVFQRLTIVADGVGGNDYQQSFSQYMTKKARATDLFGKGYRNIEDSKEQVLIQLADFISGSLSFNYEPSKITQAEGYNYKSILKAKTLLLRNYPRDFSSYTPPERTLTSGYDRTIAEISYRQAITFREKNSGTTDEFVQRQIVVLDYLLFRFMNLSPRHYIPTEELKKQLQFRGFEKISTQVFRTKIIARLRDERVIISSSKEGYKLPSTHQELRDFISLGKSIVTPLLSRLRTCHDVVKLGTDGDFDLFDEFRFVEDVNKAIGNEL, translated from the coding sequence ATGGAAAGAATGTATGCATTTATTGATGAGTCTGGAGCTTTTGGCTTTGACTTTGATAAACCAGGATGTAGCCAATACTTCATCATCTGTGCTGTTATAGTTAAAGAGTCTGAGCTCCCGATTTTGGAGGCTAGGGTGGAGGAGGTAAGGGCTAAGTACTTCCAAACAGGAGAGATGAAATCAAGTAAGGTGGGTAAAAATAATCAACGTCGAAAAAGAATACTTGATGACCTTAAAGACCTACCTTACAAGTTCTATGCCTTTGTTTGTGACAAGAAAAAGATTGGCGAAAACTCAGGCTTGCATTACAAAAAGTCGTTCTATAAGTTCTTGAACAACCTCGTGTATGAGGAGCTTAGTATTGTTTTTCAACGATTAACCATAGTTGCAGATGGAGTAGGAGGTAATGATTATCAGCAGTCTTTTAGTCAATATATGACCAAAAAGGCTCGAGCTACCGATCTCTTCGGAAAAGGTTATCGTAATATAGAAGATAGCAAGGAACAAGTTCTTATCCAACTTGCAGATTTTATATCGGGTTCTTTGTCTTTTAATTACGAACCGAGTAAGATTACTCAGGCAGAAGGCTACAACTACAAGTCAATACTTAAAGCAAAGACTTTATTACTTAGGAACTATCCTAGAGATTTCAGCTCATATACACCGCCAGAGAGAACCTTAACAAGCGGTTACGATCGCACCATAGCAGAGATAAGCTATAGGCAAGCAATAACATTCAGAGAAAAGAACAGTGGAACGACTGATGAGTTTGTGCAAAGACAAATAGTCGTGCTCGATTATCTTCTCTTTCGATTTATGAATCTTTCTCCAAGACATTATATACCCACTGAAGAGTTGAAAAAACAGTTGCAATTTAGGGGGTTTGAAAAAATATCTACCCAAGTCTTCCGAACAAAGATAATAGCTAGACTAAGAGATGAAAGAGTTATTATCTCTAGCAGTAAAGAGGGTTACAAATTGCCTTCAACTCATCAAGAGTTGCGTGATTTTATATCTTTGGGCAAGAGTATTGTCACACCTTTACTTTCCAGATTGCGAACGTGCCATGATGTGGTAAAGTTAGGGACAGATGGAGATTTTGACTTATTTGATGAGTTTCGGTTTGTCGAAGATGTAAACAAAGCAATAGGAAATGAGTTATAA